The DNA window GCATGAACATGGTTGTGGGTCTATTTTTTGGATGGTGAAGTGAGCGGTGAAAGCTTCACAAAGAACAGTCCAGGAATATATGCGGAATATATGCTCCCATCAGGAAGGGACTTGAACTAAGCCATTGTCGATCCATTAATAATTAAAGCAAAGAGCTATGATTTTACATTCTCATAAGTGTGGTAGTAGTCTTGATGGTCGTCCACATGCTCGAGGTGTTTGTCCTGATTCCTGGTCTCGTCTTAGCTTAGGAGCTTAAGTTGCTTCTCCAGTAATCTTAGAATCCTATAATCGATTGGGCATGAGGGTTTCTTTTTCACTCTGAGATTGGAGCGTCTTTTTCACAACTTTCCCATATCTAGGGAAGATGGACTTCTAGAGGAGTAAGCATACCTCTTCCCCTCCCCCTTCGAGATCAAGGAAATGGGTTCTATGTCTACGGTGTCGTCGTAGGCCTCTAGATCTCTTCTTGGTGAGTTTCCTCCTTAGAGGGCTCCGGTTCACGAATGATGTCTTGGTTCCTTCGGGATGTCGCCTCTTGTAAGTAATTATTTTTCGGGTTTTTGTGTTGGAAGCACTCTTCAGTCTCGACTATTATTTTTGCAAAGGCCTGAAAGTTCTATTGTTGCACGATGTTGTAAACATTGTTCAGTAGATCAATAGCTCCACGCACTCCAAGATTAGATTGTTGCACTTGAAATTCGGGAATTATTTCTTGTCCACGTATCGCAAGTAGTAGTGGAGGTATAAACGAAGGCTTCCCCTAGGGAAATGTGGCGTGGAACCGAGGAACATAAGAGATTAGAGTACTCTATGAATTGCCCTAGGTTGGACAAGATCTTTCCGCAAAAGATAGGATAAAGATGTTACTAGGACTTGATCATCTTCTCTTTAAGGAAGAAGTGGTGGATTAGTCGCTTCAAGAGTAGAAACAACAACTTGTCGTTGAATGGAAGAGCGAGTACCTTAGATGCCACTGTTGTTTATGAATCTGAAGAAGATTTGCTTGAGAGGAGGTTAAATTTGTAGAAATTTGTAGGAATCAGAAGTCAATTCTCACAAACGACCAACGTTGATGGGTAAACAAGAAGGAAAAACTTATTGCAATGGAGATAGGGCTAACCTCCAAGGTTAGCCCCCAACGTTCAAGTTAGTATGATAGTAAAAAGTGATGTGAGAGTGACAATGGATTTGAATAATAGAGAAATGGTACACTTTCCCCATTTAAATATGAGAAGCAATTGGTAATTGAAAGAACGGTGTGTGATGTGGATCACGATTAGTCATAAAATTGATCTAGACGGTCAGTAGGAATTCTGTACATCCGTACATGGAATTTCCCGTGGAGTAGAGAAAAAAGGGTCTACGTATTTGGCGCCTTATTTTTTCTTAACTATTAGACCTTACGGGGGatcaataaaatttatttttccaacctTCTCCAAATATGAATCTTATTGGCATCGAAGATCGGTTCTTCAACAGAGCtaatttttgtttattgtttGTTTGTAGTTGCCGTGAACCTCCACCTAAAATAGAAGTTTTTGGTTTTTATTCTGTTCACTTTCGTCGGGTTTACCCTTATCCTCTTTAGCGATCAAACTTCAACTTGAGTTCCCAACCTATCGTTATTGTCTTCTAAAAGGTGAACGACATTCTTCAAGTTCTAACTAGGGTTAAGCTGTTGTGTTGTGTCAGATTTTTTTGGATGGTGGTGTTGATTTGGGTCTTTAGTTCATACGATAATCGATGTACTTAGCTATGATTCCAATCTTCCTCATTCGTATTGGTTGGAGGGCTGTTGTCTTCAAAACCCCTTTAGGGTTGGTTAAAAAGCTTTGGTCAATGGTGGTTGCAACTACTGCATCGATAGCTTTGGGGTTGTTATCTCACATGGTTATGCTTTGAATGGATAATATGCTTGATGTTATTGTGGCATGAAGTTGATGGTACGTGGATCAAATTTTGTGTTGGTGTTTAGTCTATTCGCCAACTTTTAAACTCAAGTTGAGACTCTTAGACGACCACTCTTTACTTTTTTCCTTTAACCTCTTCGTCTAAGGAGCCATTCAGGAATGCACGTTTCACATCCATCTGACAAATGTGTCAGTTTTTCATGTTTTCTAGACCAACAACCAACATGATTGTTTCAATCCTTGCAACAGGTGCAAAACTtcatcgaagtcaattccttctttCTAAAGAAATCTTTTCGCCACAAGTCTTGCCATGTGTCGAGTTACTCTCCTTtaggattacacttcaccttgtatacccctTTATATCGATTGCTTTCTTGCCTCGAGGAAATTCGAAAAGCTACCAAGTGTTGTTGACTTCAATGAACTTTAGTTCCTCATTCATAACTTTCAtccacttcgaatccttcaataCCTCAGCTGCATTGACTGGTTTCAACATCTGCATAGAAAGCATAgtgtaccagctcaccttcatcatcgaccacatcatctgatgtaatcacacattcttgcaacttTACAGGCATGCGTCTTGTTCTTTGAGGTCTACTTGGTTGCTTTGATATGAAGGTTTTCTCTGATTCGACCAACTTCTTTCTTGCTGATTCCGACCAGTCGAATTATTGTATCCTCTTCTACCTTTATTGCCATTTcaacttcctttgcctttcttttcttttgctgtCTGAGCATGCAAAGCCACATCGCTCTTTGACTTTTCTACAGCTCTTTCAGTCATTCTTTATTAATGAGATTCAAGCATCCCTTGAAGCTCTTGCTTTGTCAATGTCGACAAATCtttcgactcttctatggctaccaccacGTGGTCGAACTTTGGAGTCAATGACATCTAGATCTTTGCACAATTGATCTTGATGTCAGCACTTCTCCATATACCTTGATCTGATTCACCAATTTTGTAACcttagtgaagaaatcagttatgatTTCACTTTCTTCCATCTGAAGGAGTTCATACGTTCTTttatgagtttgtaacctcacctctttcaccatTTCAACGCCTCCAAATGATTTCTCTAGAATTTCTCATACTTCTTTTGTTGATTCAACATCActcaacttttcaaaattatcCGGATCAACgtattgatgaattataaagagatttttataattattcttcttcttcaattctttgtgtGCAGCCTTTTCTTCATATGTTGCATTTTCTGCAAGCAGTGTTACTCCTTCTTTCaaaagatcccaaagatcttgataaCAGAAAACCATCTTCATTTGCTTGCACCAATTATCATAATTCTGGCCCTTCAAAATTGGGAGACTCGCTGAAAAATGCCCATTTGGATGATTCATTTCCATCGCTATTGCTTGCCTCAAATCGCTCAGccagagctctagataccaaatgTTGGAATTACACCAAACCTATGGAGAATTCcaaatcaatcttgatgaacacgATTCAATTAACCCAATTGAATTCCTTTACTGTTCTTTGCTCTTTACTCAAGTGAATCAACCAACCTTGGTTGCAAGATGATTATCGCTGCACAATGACaataaaagaagaaacaaaagtaGAATTGGGGAAGAAAGAGAAGTTAGAGTTTCAAAGAAAATTAAGGAGAAAATAAGTTGTGGATTTTGCAGAGTAAACTCTTTGCTCTTTATTATGAAAACTGCAATCTTATTCACACATACAATAAtaggggttactccctatttataaatTTTGAGTTTGCTTGCTCCCTAAGCAAAGTCAAAatacaaagcccaaaatacctaattTTGTTAACTACAAAAATAGGCCTAAGTCAAAATCTCTATCGAGTCAACTCCTTTGATATTTCGACAACCACAAATCAACACAAACACTAGGCTAATCGACACAACCTTATTTCCGTCGAGTAActtgcttcgacacaaggaattacaatctCTACACTAAAGAGCTCTTTAATCTCTTTTGTTCttggtctttgggaagatttaaaaGTTTTCAACATGAACAATGTTAACAGAGAAAAACAGTCCAACAAAACTGTTTTGGTTTGTCAAGTTTGGGCTTATAATCTAGAGAACGATTTTTTTTCTCATTCGTGGAATTCTCCACAATTTTCCATCCATCTCAATGGATAGAGTTTTTGGGAGTCATTTATAAATTTAAAGAGGACTCCATCATACCCTACCACCTTCGCCGTCGACACCCTTCAAATTATTACAAGTATTTAATGGCAAATACTAGTGATTCAAAGGATAACCTTTCCTGATTTTGGAACCAAAAGCCGTTATATATGGGAATTCAATTTTTCTGATTTTGACATTAAAAATTATCCACACAGTCAAGATTCAACAGACATGTTACATCTTCAAGGCATTGGCTTCATGCACAATTCCTATCCCGGGGTGAATTCATGACATTTTTTTTGAATATATGATCATATCCGAGCTTATTTTCAACAATTAGGTCATTTGGGTCACATTTCATGACGCATATGATTTCGCCTATTTAATGAAGATTTTGATGCGGAAACGGTTACCGAACACTTTGGaaggtttattattttatttgaaactaATCTTTAGAATCGTGTATGACATGAAACACATGGTGCATTATTGCAAAGATTTTTATGGCACCTTGATTTAGCTAATGCACTCAATGTAGATCGGATCATCGGAGAATATTATCAAGCCGGATCGGATAGCTTGTTGACACATTCATgaaaattattgatatttattttgtcaataaaaaaataaacaaacatgtTGGAGTCTTATTTGGTTTAGAAATGTAACAAATATTGAcattaaaatttatgaaaataatttatttttgttagtaTTTTTCTCTTGATTTAAAATCTATTATGTTTTATCTTTGTAAGGTAACAAAAATTTGTGATGTTTTTTTTACCAACATGTCAtattattgaaaataatacaaCAAAATGCCACACTTtgaaaaaataattctaaaatgcCACTTTTTTTCATAGGTTCGTTCATTCATTGGTTGAACCAATGCTAAAAAAAATGTCTTCATAGATTCCTCTCTGCATTCTTCGAACGCTTGAAAAATACATAAAACTTGTTAAGTCAGTTAACCAGGATACACAATTTAACAAGTGTAGCAAAGTCTATGATTTGGACTTGGACGAGAACGATGACGACGATGTGGTGGCCTAGTTGCTTGGTTTAGTTTTTCATGTCTAGTGTAGTGGAATTGGCGTTGTTGGATGCTTTCATTTGCCTGCATGTCTTGGCATTGTGGGGGATGGTACGTTTCGCAATATTGGATCTTGCTGACGCATGGGTGTGTGAGTggtattgcatatatttgtgtttgCTGGTTCCGTGCTTTTGCACCGAACAATGAACACGACAGTCCACAATGCATGGACGAACCTATGCAACACTTTTTTTTGACGATTTGTTCAATCAATGAATTGACGAATCTACGAAGGAAAAGTggcattttagattttttttttcaaagtgtGACATTGTGGTGTATTATTTTCTTTAgtgtgttatatttgtaaaaaaaatcaaaatttgtcGTGTAAATCTAGCatacacaaaaataaaaaatgcaacgTATTTGAAATCCTTAAAAAATCACTTTTGTTAAGATTGCTATAACAGAACAATTTTGCCAAATTTGCTTTTGGAATGTTGCAATTTAGAGCTAATTAggtttttctatttaaaataaaatgacttAATTGCTACACCCTAGTGATGATTTGTGGGATCTGGATCACCTCCTGTTGGGTGTCTGCTGCCTTCCATTCTGTTGCAATCCAAGCCATTAACTTAATCAAATAGCATGAAGAGAAATAAAGTGAAAGAAGATTAAACTAATAAAGCTAATTCTGTTGCAATCCAAGCCATTAACTTAATCAAATAGCATGAAGAGAAATAAAGTGAAAGAAGATTAAACTAATAAAGCTAAATCTAATGGCCAATATTGCACAGGAGAGATGACAGGATTGAAAAAGCTGGAGGGGATCTGTTTCCTGATTTGTGTCAAATCCTATTAACAAACGTCATCATGAGAAACCATTTGAGATAGAAAGTTGAGGTTAGTTATTTATTACAGTGACTTGAAGCATATCTTCTTCTCCATCATATCAATATTAGGACCAAAGAAACTAAAAACACATCATGTCAATGTTGTTTCTGTCCAATCCTTCAACTAGCTGTAACTAACCATAACACAGCAAGATAATGAAACAGCATATTTCTACACCAAACAAAATTActagactttttttttttggataaaccAATACAAATTTCTCGTCTAAAACTTGCATTTAACCTAAATACTAGCTAGGTCAAAACATAGAAATTTAAGGAGTTTGAGGCTTAATAGGATTGCCAATGCTATGGTGATGAAGTGGATCTGGACCTGTAGGAACCTTTCTCATCTCTCCAATCACTTCCTTCTCACTTTTCTTCATCCTTGCTGAAGATCCTTCAACACTAACCTTCAACATAGCTTTCTTAACCTTCAAACTAGACAGCATCTGcacaaaaagagaaaaaaaccctattattatttttgcactacataatataataataataataataatacattttATATATGCTAGAAGCCAAAAAACTTGTGACAAACCTTCCTGTTATGACTAAGTTTAAGACCTCCTCCATTAGCATCAAAGCATGCACATGCAGAATTACAACCTACagatagaaaaaaaaaaattctcaacaACTAACATAAAATAGTGAGAAATGAAGAACAGAAAAACCAAGAGAATTTATTTTGACAAACCAGAAGTCTCCCTCATGAGAAGCAAGAAGAAAAGAACAAGTAAAAAGACAGAAGCAGGAATGAATTTTGAAGCCATAATAATATTGAAGATAAGAAGAAGGATTCTTAAATTTGCATGCAGGTTATGAAGAAGGAGACACGTATTTATAGTGGAAAGAATTTGAATATGAATGATGGAAGATGCAGCCATTTGGAAAAAACTAATGATTAAAGACACTAATGAGGAAGCAAAATATGTACTTTTTCACAGCTACAGCTGTGTGTATATCTATATGTGACAGAGCCGTCTTATGTGTATTGTTGTCGAGAATCATTTGGCTGCTGATACTGACAAATGCAAATATATCTTAAAAAATATGATATCAAAGGTGATAAAAGAACTAAAAAAAGTAGAAAAGATAAAAGGATATGATTTTGTAtctggattttgatttggaatgtCAGATAGAAGCATCGACATACGTCATGTTTCCTTTCTGAGTCTCTACAAACTCGTTTTAGGGCCATCCTATTTCTGATTCTATCTGTGGCACAGTATGTTAACATGATTCACTTTTGTTTTGTATttacaatttttaatatttaaggcATGGATGAATTATTTATTTGGTTTTACTCGGGTCTAAATAAAAAGCATCAAATGAAAGTCTTAGTCCTATTTTTCTATTGAGATGTGTTTGAGACACCATTTTAATACAAATACATATACTATATATTGTTTACCTTATTTATATGATAATTAATCGTCGTTCTGATCCCATTTATTAGAAACAAttatctttttagatacattgaataaataatgtatatgAACAATATACTATCTAGATACtttatttattcaatatatctaaaaagaaaatcttttcttataaatatgaCCAGAgatagtattttttaaataataataataaggataATAGTAGATAAttactataaaataaaataaaatgagaaaaaggaagGAATAAACTAAATTTATTCTGGTTCATTCCGCTGTCAAATCAAAGATAGCACCTTGTGATTTTTTAAGCTTTTAACATAAGTTTAATGGTTCAATTTGCAAGCATCATATAAgcatttaaatttaataaacaaCACTCTCTTTAGTTTTATA is part of the Vicia villosa cultivar HV-30 ecotype Madison, WI linkage group LG2, Vvil1.0, whole genome shotgun sequence genome and encodes:
- the LOC131651040 gene encoding protein CLAVATA 3-like, translating into MASKFIPASVFLLVLFFLLLMRETSGCNSACACFDANGGGLKLSHNRKMLSSLKVKKAMLKVSVEGSSARMKKSEKEVIGEMRKVPTGPDPLHHHSIGNPIKPQTP